The Deltaproteobacteria bacterium genome includes a window with the following:
- a CDS encoding DUF2075 domain-containing protein codes for MDLLEFYGLKEDPFRLTPDPMFFFPSAGHKEALMSMEYLLTQKEGFCLITGEPGTGKTTLMNVFVENWRDRADIALIVTPRLEAAEFLRAVLDDLGVPRREGAGKADLLRDFRDFLVSRRESGRAVAVIVDEAQDLPDDTLEELRLLTNLETDKEKLLQVILIGQPELEERLASHRLRHLNQRISVAARLAPLSRSEISEYINYRLIKAGKGFLLLDDSAARGVYSYSRGVPRLANLLTSRSIMSAYLEGSNVVSPRHVRLAASHLKGRESGAASAAPSPASRRGYAAAAVLAVALAAGVGAALYVYGGPDEPLPPVASAPEAEATAATAAAEEAPPAGEAPKSPAHSPAASPTLAPAGATGTAPVASVTPSTPAAPADGPATLYGIVNVSSANIRSEPSIDGERVGVAFRSQRLPLTGETRGERGIRWYRVRLYGDTEGWISGNVLTLVQEQKSP; via the coding sequence ATGGATCTGCTCGAATTCTACGGATTGAAAGAGGACCCCTTCAGGCTCACGCCGGACCCCATGTTCTTCTTCCCCTCGGCGGGACACAAGGAAGCGCTCATGTCAATGGAGTACCTGCTGACCCAGAAAGAGGGGTTCTGCCTGATAACCGGAGAGCCTGGCACGGGCAAGACCACGCTGATGAACGTCTTTGTCGAGAACTGGCGCGACAGGGCCGACATAGCGCTCATCGTGACGCCGAGGCTCGAGGCGGCCGAGTTTCTGCGGGCCGTGCTCGACGACCTCGGCGTGCCGCGGCGCGAGGGCGCCGGCAAGGCCGACCTTCTCAGGGACTTCAGGGACTTTCTCGTGTCGAGGAGGGAGTCGGGCAGGGCCGTGGCCGTCATAGTGGACGAGGCCCAGGACCTCCCGGACGACACCCTCGAGGAGCTGCGCCTTCTCACGAACCTGGAGACCGACAAGGAAAAGCTCCTCCAGGTCATCCTCATAGGCCAGCCCGAGCTCGAAGAGCGGCTCGCTTCCCACAGGCTCCGTCACCTGAACCAGCGCATAAGCGTGGCGGCGCGCCTTGCTCCGCTCTCGCGAAGCGAGATATCGGAGTACATAAACTACCGGCTCATAAAGGCAGGCAAGGGTTTTCTGCTGCTCGACGACAGCGCCGCCAGGGGGGTCTACAGCTATTCGCGGGGTGTGCCGCGGCTTGCGAACCTCCTGACCTCGCGCTCCATCATGTCGGCCTATCTCGAAGGGAGCAACGTGGTGTCGCCCCGTCACGTGCGCCTTGCGGCAAGCCACCTCAAGGGCCGGGAGAGCGGCGCGGCGTCCGCCGCCCCCTCGCCGGCGTCGAGACGCGGCTACGCCGCGGCCGCCGTGCTCGCCGTAGCTCTCGCCGCCGGTGTGGGCGCTGCGCTCTACGTCTACGGCGGCCCCGACGAGCCTCTCCCCCCCGTCGCTTCCGCGCCGGAAGCGGAGGCGACAGCGGCGACGGCGGCGGCTGAGGAGGCCCCCCCCGCCGGGGAAGCCCCCAAGTCCCCCGCGCATTCCCCCGCGGCGTCCCCTACTCTCGCCCCTGCCGGCGCCACAGGCACCGCGCCCGTCGCTTCCGTCACCCCCTCCACGCCCGCCGCCCCGGCGGACGGGCCTGCCACACTCTACGGCATCGTCAACGTGTCGTCGGCCAACATCCGCTCCGAGCCGAGTATCGACGGCGAACGCGTGGGCGTGGCCTTCCGCTCCCAGCGCCTCCCCCTCACGGGAGAGACGAGAGGAGAACGGGGCATCAGATGGTACAGGGTCCGCCTCTACGGCGATACGGAAGGATGGATATCGGGCAACGTGCTGACACTGGTCCAGGAACAAAAAAGTCCCTGA